A genomic stretch from Antarcticibacterium flavum includes:
- a CDS encoding 3-keto-disaccharide hydrolase, with the protein MKKTSILLMAVAVFTLSCKDNDREREEDDLMQTKEETMQQESEPEERDLFNGEDLQGWKAYNSNEITQWQVEDGAIAFTPAEGQREGTENIITEEEYTNFELSLEWKISEGGNSGIMWGVQEEEQFNEPYLTGPEIQVLDNKAHPDAQNGPIRQAGALYDMVEPSSDVTKPAGEWNTMVLRIDHTENKGSVTLNGTTTTEFPLHGEEWDKLVQNSKFSDWEDFGKHRTGHIALQDHSDKVWYRNIKIRELEQ; encoded by the coding sequence ATGAAAAAAACGAGTATTTTATTAATGGCTGTTGCCGTTTTTACCCTAAGCTGTAAGGACAATGACAGGGAGAGAGAAGAAGATGACCTAATGCAAACTAAAGAAGAAACAATGCAACAAGAAAGCGAACCGGAAGAAAGAGATCTCTTCAATGGAGAGGATCTGCAAGGGTGGAAAGCCTACAATTCCAATGAAATAACCCAATGGCAGGTGGAAGACGGTGCCATAGCCTTTACTCCTGCTGAAGGGCAACGCGAGGGTACAGAAAATATTATTACAGAAGAAGAGTATACCAATTTTGAACTCTCCCTGGAATGGAAAATTTCTGAAGGCGGTAACAGCGGGATCATGTGGGGAGTGCAGGAAGAAGAGCAGTTCAATGAACCATATTTGACCGGCCCTGAGATACAGGTCCTGGACAATAAAGCGCATCCAGATGCACAAAATGGTCCCATAAGACAGGCAGGAGCTTTATATGATATGGTAGAGCCTTCCAGCGACGTCACAAAACCTGCAGGTGAATGGAATACTATGGTGCTGCGAATAGATCATACAGAAAATAAAGGTAGTGTAACCCTTAATGGTACCACCACTACCGAGTTTCCTTTACATGGAGAGGAATGGGATAAACTTGTACAGAACTCCAAATTCAGCGACTGGGAGGATTTTGGAAAACATCGCACCGGCCATATAGCCCTGCAGGATCACAGCGATAAAGTTTGGTACCGTAACATTAAGATAAGGGAACTGGAACAATAG
- a CDS encoding sugar phosphate isomerase/epimerase family protein — MKTIKGPAVYLAQFMDDKPPFNSLDGLCKWAADLGYKGIQIPTWEKALIDINKAGESKTYCDDLKGKIESYGLAITELASHLQGQLVAVHPAYDTMFDNFAPDAYKNNPKERTAWAVEQLKSCARASRHLGLDVHGTFSGSLLWHTAHPWPQRPQGLVEMGFAELAKRWMPILNAFDEVGVDVCYEVHPGEDLHDGVTFERFLDATNNHKRVNLLYDPSHFILQQLDYIEYIDHYHDYIKMFHVKDAEFNPTGKKGTFGGYSDWIDRAGRYRHPGDGQVDFKTIFSKLTQYGCDVWAVMEWECCIKSPEQGAREGAAFIQKHIIEATQKKFDDFAGSEIDEEKLKKILGTN; from the coding sequence ATGAAAACAATCAAAGGACCGGCTGTTTACCTGGCGCAGTTCATGGATGATAAACCACCTTTTAACTCCCTTGACGGCCTATGCAAATGGGCGGCAGATCTTGGTTACAAAGGAATACAGATCCCAACCTGGGAAAAGGCATTGATAGATATCAACAAGGCCGGGGAAAGCAAGACCTACTGTGATGACCTTAAAGGAAAAATAGAATCCTACGGCCTTGCGATCACAGAGCTTGCTTCTCATTTACAAGGGCAACTAGTCGCGGTTCACCCGGCTTATGATACAATGTTCGATAATTTTGCACCAGATGCTTATAAGAATAATCCAAAAGAAAGAACTGCCTGGGCAGTAGAGCAGCTTAAAAGTTGTGCACGAGCAAGCCGCCATCTGGGGCTGGATGTTCATGGAACCTTTAGTGGCTCCCTTCTTTGGCATACTGCCCACCCCTGGCCTCAACGCCCTCAGGGCCTTGTAGAAATGGGTTTTGCTGAACTGGCAAAGCGATGGATGCCCATCTTAAATGCCTTTGATGAAGTGGGGGTTGACGTGTGTTATGAAGTACACCCGGGAGAAGACCTGCACGATGGGGTGACTTTTGAGAGGTTCCTGGATGCAACAAATAATCACAAGCGAGTGAACCTCTTATATGATCCAAGCCATTTTATTTTGCAACAGCTGGATTATATCGAATACATAGATCATTATCATGATTACATAAAGATGTTCCACGTAAAGGATGCTGAATTCAATCCTACCGGAAAAAAAGGAACATTTGGCGGTTATTCAGACTGGATAGACCGCGCAGGAAGATACAGGCACCCTGGAGATGGGCAGGTTGATTTTAAGACGATATTCTCCAAACTTACCCAATATGGCTGCGATGTCTGGGCTGTAATGGAATGGGAATGTTGTATAAAATCCCCCGAACAGGGAGCTCGAGAAGGTGCTGCATTTATTCAAAAGCATATCATTGAAGCTACTCAAAAGAAATTTGATGACTTTGCAGGCAGTGAAATCGATGAGGAAAAATTAAAGAAGATCCTTGGAACCAATTAA
- a CDS encoding Gfo/Idh/MocA family protein yields the protein MSKKIKLAILGGGGDSLIGILHRVASGMFDQFEVVGGVFNVDLEESQNFARKIGIGTNRIYKDLDGLIAAENALPEEERVQVVSILTPNFLHYPMAKQLLENDFHVICEKPLTTTYEEAKILEETYKNSNSIFAVTYTYTGYPMVRQMKEMIAEGVLGKIQKIDVQYYQGWINPIIHDEEKRANTWRLNPEKSGISCCVGDIGTHAFDMIEYVSGMEVKNILADLNYLYRDNRMDIDGTILLRFDEYVKGVIRTSQIATGEENNFTVSIYGEKAGLKWEQENPNYLYLLEEGEPMRVLKPGHAYNSKLSLDGTKLPPGHPEGIFDSMGNIYKGVARAIRKEDYHPGEFPTIHDGIRGMNFIEKAVESHRQGNIWVEIDE from the coding sequence ATGAGTAAAAAAATAAAACTTGCTATTCTGGGTGGTGGTGGTGATTCCCTTATTGGAATCCTTCACAGGGTAGCATCGGGAATGTTTGATCAATTCGAAGTGGTAGGAGGTGTCTTCAATGTTGACCTGGAAGAAAGCCAAAATTTTGCCAGGAAAATTGGAATTGGGACCAACAGGATCTATAAGGACCTCGATGGCCTAATAGCTGCAGAGAATGCCCTTCCCGAGGAGGAAAGAGTGCAGGTAGTATCAATTCTCACTCCCAACTTCCTTCATTACCCAATGGCCAAACAGCTTTTGGAAAATGATTTTCACGTGATATGTGAAAAACCGTTGACCACCACATATGAAGAAGCAAAGATCCTGGAGGAAACTTATAAAAATTCAAATTCCATATTTGCCGTAACCTATACCTATACCGGGTACCCAATGGTACGCCAAATGAAAGAGATGATTGCTGAAGGAGTCCTGGGAAAGATCCAGAAAATTGATGTACAATATTACCAGGGGTGGATAAATCCAATCATTCACGATGAGGAAAAAAGAGCGAATACCTGGAGACTCAATCCTGAAAAATCGGGAATAAGTTGCTGTGTGGGGGATATTGGAACCCACGCCTTTGATATGATAGAATACGTAAGTGGTATGGAAGTCAAGAATATCCTTGCAGATCTTAATTACCTGTACAGGGATAATCGTATGGATATTGACGGCACAATTCTCCTGCGGTTCGACGAATATGTAAAAGGAGTAATTAGGACCAGCCAGATAGCAACGGGGGAAGAAAATAATTTTACCGTGAGTATCTATGGAGAAAAGGCGGGCCTGAAATGGGAACAGGAAAACCCGAATTATTTATATCTTCTCGAAGAGGGAGAGCCTATGAGGGTCCTGAAACCGGGGCACGCCTATAATAGCAAATTATCCCTGGACGGCACAAAACTTCCACCTGGACACCCGGAGGGTATCTTTGATTCCATGGGCAATATCTATAAAGGAGTTGCGCGTGCTATTAGAAAAGAGGACTATCACCCGGGGGAATTCCCTACAATACACGATGGGATAAGGGGAATGAATTTTATAGAAAAAGCAGTAGAATCTCACCGGCAGGGAAACATCTGGGTAGAGATAGATGAATAG
- a CDS encoding sugar phosphate isomerase/epimerase family protein, translating into MTQKLTKFLSSLFLALLFLAGFSSCKNEDKKNVDTAEQQTDENIEEELFFKLSLAQWSLSRPIFEGEMDPLDFAEKANELGFEGIEYVSGLYNPWLEKAGNSPEAMQSLLDTLKNRSNRYNVENVLIMVDGEGDLAIPNEEERNQAVENHKKWVDAASFLGAKAIRVNLFGSDKPEEWKAASIDGLKKLSDYAAGKNINVLVENHGYLSSNAALLVEVMEGVNMENCGTLPDFGNFCLKREGGERWEAACVDEYPKYQGVEEMMPHAMAVSAKSYEFDENGQETSIDYGRMLQIVKDAGYTGYIGVEFEGQDLSAEEGIIATRDLLIEEGQKLNN; encoded by the coding sequence ATGACCCAAAAATTAACAAAATTTTTATCTTCTTTATTCCTCGCTCTCCTGTTCCTTGCAGGTTTTAGTTCATGTAAAAATGAAGACAAAAAAAATGTAGATACTGCTGAACAGCAAACCGATGAAAATATAGAAGAAGAGCTGTTTTTCAAGTTGTCCCTTGCACAATGGTCGCTAAGCCGCCCAATTTTCGAAGGTGAAATGGATCCTCTTGATTTTGCTGAAAAAGCGAATGAACTTGGATTTGAAGGAATTGAATATGTAAGTGGGCTGTATAATCCATGGCTGGAAAAAGCAGGTAATTCACCTGAAGCTATGCAATCTTTACTGGATACTCTTAAAAACAGAAGTAATAGATATAATGTAGAAAATGTCCTTATTATGGTAGATGGTGAAGGAGACCTTGCAATACCAAATGAAGAGGAAAGAAACCAGGCGGTTGAGAATCATAAGAAATGGGTAGATGCTGCCAGTTTTCTTGGAGCAAAGGCCATTAGAGTAAACCTTTTTGGTAGTGACAAGCCTGAAGAATGGAAAGCAGCCTCGATAGATGGCCTTAAAAAACTTTCAGATTATGCAGCCGGGAAAAACATCAATGTTCTCGTAGAGAATCACGGCTACCTTTCCTCCAACGCTGCATTACTTGTAGAAGTTATGGAAGGTGTGAATATGGAAAACTGTGGTACCCTGCCAGATTTTGGAAATTTTTGCTTAAAACGTGAAGGCGGTGAACGCTGGGAAGCTGCTTGTGTAGATGAATATCCAAAATATCAGGGCGTTGAAGAGATGATGCCTCACGCTATGGCCGTAAGTGCAAAATCCTATGAATTTGATGAAAATGGGCAGGAAACCAGCATCGACTACGGCAGGATGCTTCAAATCGTAAAGGATGCAGGCTATACAGGTTATATTGGGGTTGAATTTGAAGGGCAAGATCTAAGCGCTGAAGAAGGTATAATTGCAACCAGAGACCTTTTAATCGAAGAAGGACAAAAATTAAATAACTAA
- a CDS encoding GMC oxidoreductase: MSKIYENDTYDAIVVGTGISGGWAAKELCEKGFKTLVLERGRMVKHVEDYPTMNDDPWDYKFKGQVPREEAKRQEKQARTGYTVNEASKHWFVDDVKHPYNEVKRFDWMRGYHVGGRSIMWGRHSYRLSDLDFTANQQEGVAVDWPIRYKDIAPWYDYVESFVGISGENLGLSQLPDGKFLPPMELNCVEDHLRKNMAENFEGRVLTAGRVAHITGDKQFEGRAACQYRNRCIRGCPYGAYFSSNSSTLPAAERTGNMTLRPNSVVHEVMYDADNKRATGVKIIDAETKETIEYKANVIFLCASAIASTSILMQSKSDRFPNGMGNDSGELGHNVMDHHFKAGASGRYEGFEDMYYKGRKPNGIYLPRFRNLNGSDNLGFTRGYGYQGGASRGDWAANIAEAGYGKELKEAIVKPGGWNMGLMGFGETLPYHENKMTLDYDKLDEWGLPTVTFDAEFKENELQMRKDMVEQAVAMLEKAGFKDVNGYDDIGAPGLGIHEMGTARMGRDRKTSVLNGNNQVHDVPNVYVTDGSFMTSAACQNPSLTYMAMTARAADHASKNFKKSNA; this comes from the coding sequence GTGAGTAAAATTTATGAAAACGACACTTATGACGCTATCGTTGTAGGAACAGGAATTAGTGGCGGTTGGGCCGCTAAGGAATTATGTGAAAAAGGTTTTAAAACTTTGGTGCTGGAGAGGGGACGCATGGTTAAACATGTGGAAGACTATCCAACGATGAACGATGACCCTTGGGACTATAAGTTTAAAGGGCAGGTTCCACGTGAGGAAGCTAAAAGGCAGGAAAAGCAGGCACGAACAGGTTATACTGTTAATGAGGCGAGTAAACACTGGTTTGTAGATGATGTGAAGCATCCATATAATGAGGTTAAGAGATTTGACTGGATGAGGGGATACCATGTTGGCGGAAGATCAATAATGTGGGGTAGACATAGTTATAGATTAAGCGACCTGGATTTTACAGCCAACCAACAAGAAGGTGTGGCAGTAGACTGGCCAATAAGATATAAAGACATTGCACCCTGGTATGATTATGTAGAATCTTTCGTGGGAATAAGCGGGGAAAATCTTGGCTTAAGCCAGTTGCCAGATGGTAAATTCCTTCCCCCCATGGAATTAAATTGTGTGGAGGATCATTTGAGGAAAAATATGGCTGAAAATTTTGAAGGCCGTGTTTTAACCGCGGGACGGGTAGCCCATATTACAGGTGATAAACAATTTGAAGGCCGCGCAGCCTGCCAATATAGGAACAGGTGTATTAGAGGCTGTCCTTATGGAGCTTACTTTAGCAGTAACTCTTCGACCTTACCTGCTGCAGAACGTACAGGGAATATGACATTAAGACCAAATTCTGTCGTGCACGAGGTGATGTATGATGCAGATAATAAACGGGCGACCGGTGTAAAAATAATCGATGCTGAAACAAAGGAAACCATAGAATATAAAGCCAATGTTATCTTTTTATGCGCATCTGCCATTGCATCTACCAGTATTTTAATGCAGTCAAAATCTGACCGATTCCCGAATGGAATGGGTAATGACAGTGGTGAACTTGGGCATAATGTGATGGACCATCATTTTAAAGCCGGCGCCTCTGGTAGATATGAAGGTTTTGAAGATATGTACTATAAAGGTCGAAAACCAAACGGAATCTATTTACCGCGTTTTAGAAACCTAAACGGGAGTGACAATCTTGGATTCACCCGTGGGTATGGATACCAGGGAGGTGCCAGCCGTGGAGACTGGGCTGCAAACATTGCAGAAGCAGGATATGGAAAGGAACTTAAAGAAGCTATAGTAAAACCGGGAGGTTGGAATATGGGCCTCATGGGCTTTGGTGAAACACTACCTTATCATGAAAATAAAATGACCCTGGATTATGATAAGCTGGATGAATGGGGACTGCCAACTGTAACTTTTGATGCCGAATTTAAAGAAAACGAGCTTCAAATGCGCAAAGATATGGTCGAGCAGGCTGTTGCCATGCTGGAGAAAGCCGGGTTTAAAGATGTGAACGGTTACGACGATATTGGAGCCCCTGGTTTGGGTATTCATGAAATGGGAACTGCAAGAATGGGTAGAGACCGTAAGACCTCTGTCCTAAATGGTAATAACCAGGTGCACGATGTGCCGAATGTGTATGTTACAGATGGTTCTTTCATGACCTCTGCCGCCTGCCAGAATCCTTCATTGACGTACATGGCTATGACTGCCCGTGCAGCCGATCATGCATCAAAGAATTTCAAAAAGTCCAATGCATAA
- a CDS encoding gluconate 2-dehydrogenase subunit 3 family protein yields MNRRQALKNLGLGAGIMVVGPTTLGLLQSCKNDPKVDWEPVFLSVSNGAALKQVLNIILPATETPGANDLNIANFIDSYMNEVASEERQRNFNRGANAFAAAFNDMFDKEPENGDEEEYRQIVDKYLRATPEQREDYMRRNTETQDPMDKDPEEKMDFEAGAYSYLTDVRGMAIWAWKASEEIGENVLWYDPIPGEYIACGPVTELGSGKAMSL; encoded by the coding sequence ATGAATAGAAGACAAGCTTTAAAAAATTTAGGACTGGGAGCAGGGATCATGGTTGTGGGGCCCACGACCCTGGGCCTGCTACAAAGTTGTAAGAATGATCCAAAGGTGGATTGGGAACCGGTTTTCCTCTCTGTTTCCAATGGAGCTGCCTTAAAACAGGTATTGAATATTATACTTCCTGCTACAGAAACGCCGGGCGCTAATGATCTTAATATTGCCAATTTCATAGATTCCTATATGAACGAGGTGGCAAGTGAGGAAAGGCAAAGAAATTTTAATAGAGGTGCCAACGCCTTTGCCGCGGCTTTTAATGATATGTTCGATAAGGAGCCTGAAAACGGTGATGAAGAAGAATACCGGCAGATCGTTGATAAATATTTAAGGGCCACCCCTGAGCAACGTGAGGATTATATGCGCCGAAATACAGAGACGCAGGATCCAATGGATAAGGATCCCGAAGAAAAAATGGATTTTGAGGCCGGGGCTTATTCTTATCTTACAGATGTAAGGGGAATGGCAATTTGGGCCTGGAAAGCCAGCGAGGAAATTGGTGAAAATGTCCTGTGGTATGATCCTATCCCTGGCGAATATATTGCCTGCGGCCCGGTGACAGAACTAGGCAGCGGGAAGGCAATGTCATTATAA
- a CDS encoding GyrI-like domain-containing protein, which produces MHKTNLIRIFLLLLAVLGIWYFILKSYDYSISFKAAGLPGEVYQKILAFDYENLGNINDLNRTPFNEIEQQASVEGTNLEITWLFEEENDSTTRVKVLVNEENTFLSRLQLLTGSSTTQEILSQDLKRLKWALEMDTEQYKVEITGMVPSPAATCACISLENKIEKKAGDMMQTIGRLAEFMKQNELEMAGKPRIQVNNWDLPANKIFYEFCFPIGTGSIKVPAKGIYFKDFPAKNSIHAIYNGNYMYSHLAWIRILDYAEKNNHEITKTPLEIFQENPELGGDSRFWRADIYLPLK; this is translated from the coding sequence ATGCATAAGACCAATTTGATTCGCATTTTTTTGCTCCTGCTTGCTGTTTTGGGAATATGGTATTTTATCTTGAAAAGCTACGATTATTCAATAAGTTTTAAGGCAGCTGGTCTGCCCGGGGAGGTATACCAGAAGATCCTGGCATTCGATTATGAAAACTTAGGGAATATTAATGACCTAAATCGTACCCCGTTTAATGAAATTGAGCAACAAGCCAGTGTTGAAGGTACTAATCTGGAAATAACATGGCTCTTTGAAGAAGAAAATGATAGTACAACCAGGGTAAAGGTTCTGGTAAATGAGGAGAATACTTTTCTTTCCAGGCTACAATTACTCACCGGCAGCAGCACTACGCAGGAAATTCTATCACAGGATCTAAAAAGATTAAAGTGGGCCCTTGAAATGGATACCGAACAATATAAGGTGGAGATTACCGGAATGGTGCCTTCACCTGCTGCAACCTGTGCTTGCATATCGCTCGAAAACAAAATAGAAAAAAAGGCCGGGGATATGATGCAAACAATTGGCAGGCTGGCTGAATTTATGAAGCAAAATGAATTGGAAATGGCAGGAAAGCCAAGGATACAGGTTAACAACTGGGATCTTCCAGCTAACAAGATCTTTTATGAATTTTGTTTTCCTATTGGTACAGGTAGTATAAAAGTTCCTGCGAAAGGTATTTACTTTAAAGATTTCCCGGCAAAGAATTCCATTCACGCAATTTATAATGGAAATTATATGTACTCTCACCTTGCCTGGATAAGGATTCTGGATTATGCTGAAAAGAATAATCACGAAATAACAAAGACTCCCCTGGAGATCTTCCAGGAAAATCCTGAGTTGGGAGGTGATTCAAGGTTTTGGCGAGCAGATATTTATTTACCTTTAAAATAG
- a CDS encoding vanadium-dependent haloperoxidase, whose protein sequence is MEVYTLRYSLDTLGNESEEIQTARFWDCNPYVSTQRGHLMFATKKITPGGHWMGITKIASKKRDLDFDRTVYAYAATSVAIADAFISCWEEKYSSELIRPETLINSFIDENWAPVLQTPPFPEYPSGHSVVSGAAATVLTQLFGEDFSYDDDTEVKYGLPVRSFNSFHQAANEAALSRLYGGIHYRSAIEEGLSQGLNLGAHVVKDLALQPLNM, encoded by the coding sequence ATGGAAGTTTATACTTTGAGATATTCACTCGATACTCTTGGTAATGAAAGCGAGGAGATACAAACAGCCAGGTTCTGGGACTGTAACCCCTATGTATCAACTCAGCGGGGGCACCTTATGTTTGCAACCAAAAAAATTACCCCGGGCGGCCATTGGATGGGAATTACGAAAATTGCCAGTAAAAAAAGGGATCTGGATTTTGACAGGACGGTATATGCCTATGCCGCAACATCTGTTGCCATTGCCGATGCTTTTATAAGCTGCTGGGAAGAAAAATATAGTAGTGAGCTTATACGGCCCGAAACTCTAATTAACAGCTTTATAGATGAAAACTGGGCACCGGTACTACAAACCCCTCCCTTTCCGGAATATCCCAGTGGCCACTCTGTAGTATCTGGAGCTGCGGCAACCGTTTTGACCCAATTGTTTGGAGAGGACTTTTCTTATGATGACGATACCGAAGTAAAATATGGCCTGCCGGTAAGGTCCTTTAATTCTTTTCACCAGGCAGCCAACGAGGCTGCTTTAAGCAGGCTTTACGGCGGTATACACTATAGGAGTGCTATTGAAGAAGGTTTATCCCAGGGATTGAACCTTGGGGCCCACGTCGTAAAAGATCTTGCCTTACAGCCTTTAAATATGTAA